ATCTCCAAACCCTATATTTAGTCCGTTGTAATTATAAAATAAGTTTTTAAATTGCTGCTCTTTAACCCTTGTCAGCATTTCCGGTGTAACAATGCTGTCGTAGTTTTCAATGAATTGTTCTATGGTATCGTAATAAACGCTACCGCTAGGATAATTAACTCGTATTGGATACAAGTTTAGCGACGCTACCTGTTGCTTATCACCCGATAACAAGCTTGATTTTAAATTTAAGAAGAAAGCTTCGTAGTCTAGATCACTTTTAAAATACTCGTTGAGTCTCTTATTCGAAATATCCTTAACATTGTCGGAAAATGCCGGACCACTGAACAATAAAAGAAAAATAACTAGGTAAGCTCTCAATTAAACACCCTGTAGGTATAACTTTTAAATAAGGGGCGCAGGCGCGTGGGCTAAAATGCGAAGCAGCCCACGTGTATGCGTCCCAACGAACGCAGTGAGTGCCTTAATTTTTTTGTTAGGTGCGTGTAGATACATCCTAGTTTTCCCTGCCAAGGTAAGCCCTGATTGATGAAATTAAACCTGCGTTATTGAATGTTACAACGTCTACAACGTAAAGTACTTCTGTCTGGTTAACTATAATCTTGAGCTCTCCAGAGACTGAGTTCTCGTTTTCCATAATATTTAAGATTTCGATTTCCAAACTTGAAGCATTGTTAAAATTCTTCTGAGTTTCTGATATGGCGATAGCTTTACCATGAACAGAGATTTTCCAATCTCTTAAATGAATATCGGGTGCAAAGAGTTTTGAAACCGCTTCGATATCTTTGTTTTGATAGCTAAGAAGATACGATTTAAACTTTTCTGAATTATTCATTTCCAATCCTTAGAAGCACCTAACGCTAAGCTAAGGGGCGCAGGCATGTGGGCTAAAATGCGAAGCAGCCCACGTGTATGCGTCCCAGCCTGCGCAGCAGGCGACTTAATTTTTTTGTTAGGCGCCATTCGCTAGTCTAATTACACCTACCAAAGCGTTGATTAATAAGGCGCCAGCTGCAAGCCATAAGCTAATCCTAGTGTATTTGTTTGACTTTTTTATGGCCGCGTACTCAGCGTTTCTTTTTTGAAGTATCTCTGCCGCAGAAAACATCATGCTTTTTTGTACTGGGTAATAAAAACAGTTCTTTCGACATGCTCCAACAACGGTTTTATAAAAGTCTTCGTCTTTTCGTATTCCTTCATCCCAAACTCCCATATAGCACCTAAACCAGCTATACATCTGTAAGTCAGGCTTTGTTTTAGTTTGTAATATTACAGCTCGCTCTTTTGCTGAAACAGAACTTGTTGACCTGTCTTCTTTTAACAGAACACTTTTAGCGAAGAAGTGGCAGTTGTTGCAGTTTTTCTTCATGGCTCAATCCTTGGTGCCTAACTTTTAAATAAGGGGCGCAGACGCGTGGGCTACAATGCGAAGCAGCCCACGTGTATGCGTCCCAGCGAACGAAGTGAGTGACTTAATTTTTTTGTTATGTGCGTGCATGAAACTGCCTAAGAATGATAATGCCACATATTGAAAACGAAGCTAGGGACACTAACAAAGGTAAGCCAAACGAAATTATAAAACCTACTGAGATTAACAAGGCATAGCCAATGCAAAAGTTTGCTGCGCTTAGTTTGGAGACATTTGGAAATTTAAAAGAAGAATAGATTCCG
The DNA window shown above is from Alteromonas sp. KC3 and carries:
- a CDS encoding nuclear transport factor 2 family protein — protein: MNNSEKFKSYLLSYQNKDIEAVSKLFAPDIHLRDWKISVHGKAIAISETQKNFNNASSLEIEILNIMENENSVSGELKIIVNQTEVLYVVDVVTFNNAGLISSIRAYLGREN